One region of Rhodocaloribacter litoris genomic DNA includes:
- a CDS encoding IS3 family transposase (programmed frameshift): MPRTRPAYPTEFRQRLVELAQAGRSPRELAEEFEPSEQTIRTWIKQAERDEGTRTDGLTSREREELRQLRKENRRLQQERDILGKGRGLVCSGDERDTEAIFTFIDAHQAEFPIRVMCAVLAVSTSGYYAWRNRVPSQRARDDAMLTEQIHAIHAWSRGTYGAPRIHAELKDQGVHVGCKRVARLMRAAGLHGISRRKGPTTTRRREGARPAPDLVERDFTATEPNQLWVADITYVPTAAGFLYLAVVLDAFSRRIVGWSMANHLRTELVVAALEMALEQRKPEAVIHHSDQGSQYTSIAFGVHCREAGVEPSMGSVGDCYDNAMCESFFATLECELIDREAFATRAEARMAIFDYIEGWYNPHRRHSALEYQSPVSYERRHQSQVAAESC; the protein is encoded by the exons ATGCCACGAACACGTCCCGCGTATCCTACCGAGTTCCGCCAGCGACTCGTCGAACTGGCTCAGGCCGGTCGTAGCCCGCGTGAACTCGCTGAAGAATTTGAACCCTCCGAACAAACCATCCGCACCTGGATCAAACAAGCTGAGCGCGACGAGGGTACCCGCACCGACGGGCTCACCTCGAGAGAGCGCGAGGAGCTGCGCCAACTCCGCAAGGAGAACCGTCGTCTCCAGCAGGAGCGCGACATCCTGG GCAAAGGCCGCGGCCTGGTTTGCTCAGGAGACGAACGTGATACCGAAGCGATCTTCACGTTCATAGACGCCCACCAGGCCGAATTCCCCATCCGCGTCATGTGTGCAGTCCTGGCGGTCTCCACCAGCGGCTACTACGCCTGGCGCAACCGAGTCCCTTCCCAGCGAGCCCGAGACGACGCGATGCTGACCGAGCAGATCCATGCCATCCACGCGTGGTCCCGCGGCACCTATGGCGCCCCCCGTATCCATGCCGAACTCAAGGATCAAGGCGTGCATGTGGGGTGCAAGCGTGTAGCTCGTTTGATGCGAGCAGCCGGCTTGCACGGCATTAGCCGCCGCAAAGGACCCACCACGACGCGGCGGAGGGAGGGAGCTAGACCCGCGCCGGATCTCGTCGAGCGGGATTTCACCGCGACCGAGCCGAACCAGTTGTGGGTGGCCGACATCACCTACGTGCCGACGGCGGCCGGCTTCCTGTACCTGGCTGTTGTGCTCGACGCGTTCAGTCGCCGTATCGTGGGCTGGTCGATGGCCAATCACTTGAGGACGGAGCTGGTGGTCGCCGCGTTGGAGATGGCGCTTGAGCAGCGGAAGCCGGAGGCGGTCATCCATCACTCCGACCAGGGGTCGCAGTACACCTCGATTGCCTTCGGGGTGCACTGTCGGGAAGCGGGTGTGGAGCCGTCAATGGGCTCGGTCGGTGACTGCTACGATAACGCCATGTGCGAGAGCTTCTTCGCTACGCTTGAATGCGAACTCATCGACCGTGAGGCCTTCGCGACGCGGGCCGAGGCGCGGATGGCGATCTTCGACTACATTGAAGGGTGGTACAACCCGCATCGGCGGCACTCGGCCCTGGAGTATCAGTCGCCGGTGAGCTACGAAAGAAGACACCAATCACAGGTCGCAGCCGAAAGCTGCTGA
- a CDS encoding magnesium transporter, giving the protein MPLLLERLGIDPAIATGPFITGSNDLPGTRLFFWLATPFYLS; this is encoded by the coding sequence ATCCCCCTGCTGCTCGAGCGTCTCGGCATCGACCCGGCCATCGCCACCGGCCCCTTCATCACCGGCAGCAACGACCTCCCCGGCACGCGCCTCTTCTTCTGGCTCGCCACCCCCTTCTACCTGTCCTGA
- a CDS encoding type II toxin-antitoxin system RelE/ParE family toxin, translating to MRNSDAQRGKSGGYRMLYYLKTPERIILVTIYSKTEQGDITAEEVRRIIRAHEAG from the coding sequence ATCAGGAATAGCGATGCGCAGCGCGGCAAGAGCGGCGGTTACCGCATGCTGTATTACCTGAAGACCCCGGAGCGGATCATCCTGGTGACGATCTATTCGAAGACCGAACAGGGCGACATCACGGCGGAGGAGGTCCGGCGGATCATCCGGGCCCACGAGGCGGGGTGA